One window of Phocoena phocoena chromosome 13, mPhoPho1.1, whole genome shotgun sequence genomic DNA carries:
- the SDSL gene encoding serine dehydratase-like: MEGPLAECAKGEHFHIVTPLLESWALSQVVGMPVFLKYENVQPAGSFKIRGIGRFCQEVAKKGCRHLVCSSGGNAGIAAAYAARKLGIPATIVLPEGTSLQVVSRLQGEGAEVQLTGKVWDEANLRAQELAKKDGWVNIHPFDHPLIWEGHGSLVRELKAVLGTPPGALVLAVGGGGLLAGVSAGLAEVGWKHVPIIAMETQGAHCFNAAVKAGRLVTLPDITSVAKCLGARTVAAQALACTKEFKVFSEVVEDVEAVSAVQRFLDDERMLVEPACGAALAAIYSGLLGRLQAEGRLHPSPASVVVIVCGGNNIDSGELQALKAQLGQG; the protein is encoded by the exons ATGGAGGGCCCTCTGGCGGAGTGTGCCAAGGGTGAGCACTTCCACATCGTCACGCCTCTGCTGGAGAGCTGGGCACTGTCCCAGGTGGTGGGCATGCCTGTCTTCCTCAAGTATGAGAATGTGCAGCCGGCTGGCTCCTTCAAGATCCGTGGCATTGGACGTTTCTGCCAggag GTGGCCAAAAAGGGATGCAGACACCTGGTGTGCTCCTCAG GGGGTAACGCAGGCATCGCTGCCGCTTACGCTGCTAGGAAGCTGGGCATCCCAGCCACCATTGTGCTCCCCGAGGGCACCTCTCTGCAGGTGGTGAGCaggctgcagggggagggggccgAAGTTCAGCTGACGGGAAAG GTCTGGGACGAGGCCAATCTAAGGGCACAAGAGTTGGCCAAGAAGGATGGCTGGGTGAACATCCACCCGTTTGACCACCCCCTGATATG GGAAGGCCACGGGAGCCTGGTGCGGGAGCTGAAGGCAGTGCTGGGGACCCCACCGGGTGCCCTGGTGCTGGCAGTAGGGGGCGGAGGCCTCCTGGCCGGGGTGTCGGCTGGCCTGGCAGAGGTGGGCTGGAAGCATGTGCCCATAATTGCCATGGAGACCCAAGGGGCACACTGTTTCAATGCGGCCGTTAAGGCAGGCAGGCTGGTGACACTGCCGGACATCACCAG TGTAGCCAAGTGCCTGGGTGCCAGGACGGTGGCTGCACAGGCCCTGGCGTGTACGAAGGAGTTCAAGGTCTTCTCTGAGGTGGTGGAGGATGTTGAGGCCGTGAGCGCTGTGCAGCGGTTCCTGG ATGATGAGCGAATGTTGGTGGAGCCTGCCTGCGGGGCAGCCTTAGCTGCCATCTACTCAGGCCTCCTGGGGAGGCTCCAGGCTGAGGGCCGCCTGCACCCTTCCCCGGCCTCAGTCGTGGTCATCGTGTGTGGAGGAAACAACATTGACAGTGGAGAGCTACAGGCTCTGAAAGCCCAGCTGGGCCAGGGCTGA